One window of Novosphingobium sp. 9U genomic DNA carries:
- a CDS encoding HAD-IIIC family phosphatase, which produces MTFVPTATIKLVIWDLDDTFWHGTLSEGPITLIEENLAIVRALADRGVVSSIVSKNDAEPVRRVLEEAGIWDSFIFPKVSWNAKGSQIAQIIDQANLRPDNVLFIDDNSINIEEARFRFPTMMVAYPQDVLPVLLTLPEARGKSDPEHTRLKQYKQLERKVVEQAESDLSNVDFLRQSEIRLRFDFDVERHLDRIVELINRSNQLNYTKVRLESDAALATFREQLQRHDVFAAAIFASDKYGSHGLIGFYMQQRTERENRLLHYVWSCRMMNAGLEQYVYERLGSPAIDVVGPVSNPIIVFDRVDWINDQVGEDEAEPTVAPRLLLLGSCDLTAVASYCSANRAEFVNGVKHGVMTRYDDFGFILDDANAVAASRALPALPAWEPRDYATFHHELAESEILVLSLSAALKGHHLVTGDGVVVRIHPEGLGHAIDHDPASPWLNGAAFYDLSLAQKLNLLERAVDLIDRCAVNASHLFLLGANTRDAAKPMNEADRSLARQYNEAAAALCAARPGWEFVSIDEVVAPSRLIDDRHYTRTGYLDIANHLNARIAAAEGAPRRTVSPNLPSDAPLVDLIRQGRKLSRLAIFGNRPKSQLAPIKQAVKLTPLSRMLRKAMA; this is translated from the coding sequence ATGACCTTCGTGCCGACAGCGACGATCAAGCTCGTCATCTGGGATCTCGACGATACTTTCTGGCACGGCACGCTCTCCGAAGGGCCGATCACCCTGATCGAGGAGAACCTGGCGATCGTTCGCGCATTGGCGGATCGCGGGGTGGTCTCCTCCATCGTGTCGAAGAACGATGCCGAACCCGTGCGCCGCGTCCTGGAAGAAGCGGGCATCTGGGACAGCTTCATCTTCCCGAAGGTGTCCTGGAACGCCAAGGGCAGCCAGATCGCCCAGATCATCGATCAGGCGAACCTGCGGCCCGACAACGTGCTGTTCATCGACGACAATTCGATCAACATCGAGGAAGCGCGCTTTCGCTTCCCCACCATGATGGTCGCCTACCCGCAGGATGTGCTGCCAGTGCTGCTCACGCTCCCCGAGGCGCGCGGCAAGAGCGATCCCGAGCACACCCGGCTGAAGCAGTACAAGCAGCTCGAACGCAAGGTCGTCGAACAGGCCGAAAGCGACCTCAGCAACGTCGATTTCCTGCGCCAGTCCGAGATCCGCCTGCGCTTCGACTTCGATGTGGAGCGCCATCTCGATCGCATCGTCGAACTGATCAACCGCTCCAACCAGCTGAACTACACGAAGGTCAGGCTGGAAAGCGATGCCGCACTCGCCACATTCCGCGAGCAGCTGCAGCGGCACGACGTGTTCGCCGCCGCCATCTTCGCCAGCGACAAGTACGGGTCGCACGGGCTGATCGGCTTTTATATGCAGCAGCGCACCGAGCGCGAGAACCGCCTGCTGCACTACGTGTGGTCGTGCCGGATGATGAACGCCGGGTTGGAGCAGTACGTATACGAGCGCCTGGGCAGCCCGGCGATCGACGTGGTTGGGCCAGTGTCTAACCCCATCATCGTGTTCGACCGGGTCGACTGGATCAACGATCAGGTCGGCGAGGATGAGGCGGAACCGACCGTGGCACCGCGCCTGCTGCTGCTGGGCAGCTGCGATCTCACCGCGGTCGCCAGCTACTGCAGCGCCAACCGTGCGGAGTTCGTCAACGGCGTCAAGCACGGCGTGATGACCCGCTACGACGATTTCGGCTTCATCCTCGACGATGCGAACGCGGTCGCGGCTTCGCGCGCGCTCCCTGCTCTGCCGGCCTGGGAGCCGCGCGATTACGCGACCTTCCACCACGAGCTTGCCGAGAGCGAGATCCTGGTCCTCTCGCTCTCCGCCGCACTGAAGGGCCACCACCTGGTGACCGGCGACGGCGTGGTGGTGCGCATCCATCCCGAGGGCCTGGGGCACGCCATCGACCATGACCCGGCCTCACCGTGGTTGAACGGCGCGGCGTTCTACGACCTGTCCTTGGCGCAGAAGCTGAACTTGCTGGAGCGTGCCGTCGACCTGATCGACCGCTGCGCAGTGAACGCCAGCCACCTGTTCCTCCTGGGCGCAAACACTCGCGATGCCGCCAAGCCCATGAATGAGGCTGACCGTTCCCTGGCGCGACAGTACAACGAAGCCGCCGCGGCCTTGTGCGCGGCCCGGCCGGGCTGGGAGTTCGTCTCGATCGACGAAGTAGTTGCGCCAAGCCGTCTGATCGACGACCGGCACTACACCCGCACCGGCTATCTCGACATCGCCAACCACCTTAACGCACGCATCGCGGCAGCGGAGGGAGCGCCGAGGCGAACTGTCAGCCCCAACTTGCCCTCCGATGCGCCGCTGGTCGACTTGATACGCCAAGGCCGCAAGCTGAGCCGCCTCGCCATCTTCGGCAACCGTCCCAAGAGCCAGCTCGCCCCGATCAAGCAAGCGGTGAAGCTGACGCCGCTATCGCGCATGCTGAGGAAGGCAATGGCTTGA
- a CDS encoding transporter has product MRKLFIAFGCLVLSPSAAWAQEREYCPDRPGIGTPACTMAPGKASLEVGLGDWSVDADSAERQDVFLTGDTLLRYGIADHAEVQLGWTALGFARTRDRLTGTVDHRSGTGDVTVALRRNLANPDGSGLSLAVMPYVTLPVGREPFGQGDLGAGLKVPLSYELSQSWSLATTTSFDAAVNEDGSGRHFAFDEVVGAQLELSKAVSVTAEYEFTLDRDPASHHTEQVGGLSLAWQPADDLQLDLGANLGLDHDAQDAEVYFGVSRRF; this is encoded by the coding sequence ATGCGCAAGCTGTTCATCGCCTTCGGGTGCCTCGTCCTGTCGCCATCGGCGGCGTGGGCGCAGGAACGCGAGTATTGTCCCGATCGGCCTGGCATCGGCACGCCCGCCTGCACGATGGCGCCGGGCAAGGCCTCGCTCGAGGTCGGGTTGGGCGATTGGTCGGTCGATGCAGACAGCGCCGAGCGACAGGACGTGTTCCTCACCGGCGACACGCTGCTGCGTTATGGCATCGCCGACCATGCCGAAGTGCAGCTGGGCTGGACCGCGCTGGGCTTTGCCCGCACCCGCGACCGCCTGACCGGCACGGTGGACCACCGCAGCGGCACCGGCGACGTGACCGTGGCGCTTCGCCGTAACCTGGCCAATCCCGACGGCTCCGGCCTCTCGCTGGCGGTGATGCCTTATGTCACGCTGCCCGTCGGCCGCGAGCCGTTCGGCCAGGGCGACTTGGGTGCGGGGCTGAAGGTGCCGCTCTCCTACGAGCTGTCGCAGTCCTGGAGCCTGGCGACGACCACCAGCTTCGATGCGGCGGTGAACGAGGACGGGTCCGGCCGGCACTTCGCCTTTGACGAAGTGGTGGGCGCGCAGCTCGAGCTGTCGAAGGCGGTCAGTGTGACTGCGGAGTACGAGTTCACGCTCGACCGCGATCCTGCCAGCCACCACACCGAGCAGGTCGGCGGACTCTCGCTTGCGTGGCAGCCGGCGGACGACCTGCAGCTGGACCTCGGCGCCAACTTGGGCCTGGACCACGATGCGCAGGATGCGGAAGTCTACTTCGGCGTGTCGCGCCGCTTCTAA
- a CDS encoding LD-carboxypeptidase translates to MLTRRSVTAVLGALAAGALSPELTARTAARTEAQPPARPKRLREGDTVGLVAPAGFIADRFGVEAILESIRAVGLVPKPAAHLAAREGYLAGDDQTRAAEFQAMFEDPAVAAVMSVRGGWGGARILPYLDFARIARNPKLFSGFSDNTALHMALAARCGFPTIHGPNASGAWHTQSWQAFHALAFEGATPTITVPADPLLSLERGSNRLRTFHGGKARGRLLGGNLTVLAALVGTPYLPDFTGAILFLEDTNESEYRIDRMLTQLALAGTLGKVAGVVFGQCSNCVEREAGYGNFTVYEVMDRAFGSLGVPAFQGMPFGHIAAQACMPEGVMAEIDADAGTVRLLEPVVA, encoded by the coding sequence ATGCTGACCCGTCGTTCCGTCACTGCTGTCCTCGGCGCGCTCGCCGCTGGGGCGCTCTCTCCCGAGCTCACTGCGCGCACTGCCGCGCGGACCGAAGCTCAGCCTCCGGCTAGACCGAAGCGCCTGCGTGAAGGCGACACCGTGGGGCTTGTCGCGCCCGCGGGCTTCATTGCCGACCGCTTCGGCGTCGAGGCGATCCTGGAGTCCATTCGCGCCGTGGGCCTGGTTCCCAAGCCCGCCGCCCACCTCGCGGCGCGCGAGGGCTATCTCGCCGGCGACGACCAGACGCGCGCGGCCGAGTTCCAGGCGATGTTCGAGGATCCAGCCGTAGCCGCGGTGATGAGCGTGCGCGGCGGCTGGGGCGGGGCGCGCATCCTGCCCTACCTCGACTTTGCGCGGATCGCCCGCAATCCCAAGCTGTTCAGCGGCTTCAGCGACAACACCGCGCTGCACATGGCGTTGGCGGCACGCTGCGGCTTTCCCACCATCCATGGCCCGAACGCCTCGGGCGCCTGGCACACGCAGTCGTGGCAGGCGTTCCACGCGCTGGCGTTCGAAGGCGCGACGCCGACGATCACCGTACCGGCCGACCCGCTGCTCTCGTTGGAGCGCGGCAGTAATCGGCTGCGCACGTTCCATGGCGGAAAGGCACGCGGGCGGCTGCTCGGCGGCAACCTGACGGTGCTCGCCGCGCTGGTCGGCACGCCCTACCTCCCCGACTTCACCGGCGCGATCCTGTTCCTGGAGGACACCAACGAGTCCGAATACCGCATCGACCGCATGCTCACGCAGCTCGCACTCGCCGGCACCCTCGGCAAGGTCGCCGGCGTGGTGTTCGGCCAGTGCAGCAACTGCGTCGAGCGCGAGGCGGGCTATGGCAACTTCACCGTCTACGAAGTGATGGACCGCGCCTTCGGATCGCTCGGCGTGCCGGCGTTCCAGGGCATGCCGTTCGGGCACATCGCCGCGCAGGCCTGCATGCCCGAAGGCGTCATGGCCGAGATCGATGCCGACGCCGGGACCGTGCGCCTGCTGGAACCTGTAGTCGCCTGA
- the kdpC gene encoding potassium-transporting ATPase subunit KdpC, whose translation MNNDILSSLRPALIMTLLLALLLGVAYPLAITGVAQAAFPSQANGSLVTDGGKVVGSTVVGQAFTSARYFHTRPSAAGKGYDGLASSGSNLGPTSQALADRVKADVAANQADAPGRPVPPDLVTTSASGLDPHISPEAALFQVNRVARTRGLDPTAVQRLVERNIERPIFGFIGEPRVNVFELNRRLDGASAKPSR comes from the coding sequence ATGAACAACGACATCCTCTCATCCCTCCGCCCCGCGCTCATCATGACGCTGCTGTTAGCGCTGCTGCTCGGCGTGGCGTACCCGCTGGCGATCACCGGCGTCGCGCAAGCGGCGTTCCCGAGCCAGGCCAACGGCAGCCTGGTCACGGATGGCGGCAAGGTCGTGGGCTCGACCGTGGTCGGGCAGGCCTTCACCTCGGCGCGCTATTTCCACACCCGGCCCTCGGCCGCAGGCAAGGGCTACGACGGCCTGGCCTCGTCGGGTTCGAACCTTGGCCCCACCTCGCAAGCGCTGGCCGACCGGGTGAAGGCCGACGTGGCCGCCAACCAAGCCGATGCACCCGGTCGACCTGTTCCGCCCGACCTGGTGACGACTTCTGCCTCGGGGCTGGACCCCCATATCAGCCCCGAGGCGGCCTTGTTCCAGGTGAACCGGGTGGCACGGACGCGCGGCCTCGATCCCACCGCCGTCCAGCGGCTGGTCGAACGCAACATCGAGCGCCCGATCTTCGGCTTCATCGGCGAGCCACGGGTCAACGTGTTCGAGTTGA
- the kdpA gene encoding potassium-transporting ATPase subunit KdpA, whose protein sequence is MTLQGWLLIALFIGVLLALTKPVGLWLFALYEGRRTPLHAVLGPVERGFYRLSGIDPQEDQSWRRYAVHMLVFNAALLLLTYALLRAQALLPLNPQGLGAVSEHLAFNTAVSFATNTNWQSYAGESTMSNLSQMLALTIHNFLSAATGIALAFALFRGFARRSASGLGNFWADMTRLTLYLLLPLSVVYALYLVASGVPQTLAGSVEVSTLEGARQTLALGPVASQEAIKMLGTNGGGFFNANSAHPFENPTALTNFVQMLSIFLIGFGLTHTFGKAVGNTRQGWAILAAMVTIFLAGVTVVYWQEAAGNPVLHSLGVSGGNLEGKEVRFGVAASALFSAVTTAASCGAVNAMHDSFTALGGMIPLFNMQLGEVVIGGVGAGIYGFLLFAILAVFVAGLMVGRTPEYVGKKIESREVKLAVLAIAVLPLVILSFTATASVTQAGLAGPLNKGPHGFSEILYAFTSAVGNNGSAFAGLTASTPFYDGLLGVAMWIGRFFVIVPVLAVAGSLAAKKHTPETTGSFPTTGPLWTALLIGIVLIVGGLTFLPSLALGPIADHLAMVRGQLF, encoded by the coding sequence ATGACCCTTCAGGGATGGCTCCTCATCGCCCTGTTCATAGGTGTGCTGCTGGCACTCACCAAGCCGGTCGGGCTGTGGCTCTTCGCCTTGTACGAAGGGCGGCGAACCCCGCTGCATGCCGTTTTAGGACCGGTGGAGCGCGGGTTCTACCGCCTGTCCGGCATCGACCCGCAGGAGGATCAGTCGTGGCGCCGCTATGCGGTGCACATGCTGGTGTTCAACGCGGCGTTGCTGCTGCTGACTTACGCTCTGCTGAGGGCGCAGGCGCTGCTGCCGCTGAACCCGCAAGGGCTCGGCGCAGTGAGCGAGCACCTGGCGTTCAACACCGCCGTCAGCTTTGCCACCAACACCAACTGGCAGAGCTATGCGGGGGAATCGACCATGTCGAACCTCAGCCAGATGCTGGCGCTGACAATCCATAACTTCCTCTCGGCCGCGACCGGTATTGCGCTCGCCTTTGCGCTGTTTCGCGGGTTCGCGCGGCGCAGCGCGAGCGGGCTCGGAAATTTCTGGGCCGACATGACGCGGCTGACGCTCTACCTGCTGCTGCCCTTGAGCGTGGTCTATGCGCTGTACCTTGTGGCGAGCGGGGTGCCGCAGACGCTGGCAGGCTCGGTCGAGGTCAGCACGCTGGAGGGCGCCAGGCAGACTCTCGCGCTCGGGCCGGTCGCTTCTCAGGAGGCGATCAAGATGCTGGGCACCAATGGCGGCGGCTTCTTCAACGCCAACTCGGCGCACCCGTTCGAGAACCCGACGGCGCTGACCAACTTCGTGCAGATGCTGTCGATCTTCCTGATTGGCTTTGGCCTGACCCACACTTTCGGCAAAGCGGTCGGCAACACGCGCCAGGGCTGGGCGATCCTCGCTGCGATGGTGACGATCTTCCTGGCCGGCGTGACCGTCGTCTACTGGCAGGAGGCCGCCGGTAACCCGGTGCTGCATAGCCTGGGTGTCTCTGGCGGTAATCTGGAGGGCAAGGAGGTGCGCTTCGGCGTCGCCGCCTCCGCACTGTTCTCGGCGGTCACCACCGCTGCCTCGTGCGGTGCGGTGAACGCCATGCACGACAGCTTCACGGCGCTGGGCGGCATGATCCCGCTGTTCAACATGCAACTGGGCGAAGTCGTGATCGGCGGCGTCGGCGCCGGCATCTACGGCTTCCTGCTGTTCGCCATACTCGCGGTGTTCGTCGCCGGCCTGATGGTCGGCCGCACGCCCGAATACGTCGGCAAGAAGATCGAGAGCCGCGAGGTCAAGCTGGCGGTGCTGGCAATCGCGGTGCTGCCGCTGGTGATCCTGAGCTTCACGGCCACCGCCTCGGTGACCCAAGCAGGCCTCGCCGGACCGCTCAACAAGGGGCCGCACGGCTTTTCAGAGATCCTTTACGCCTTCACGTCGGCCGTGGGGAACAACGGGTCCGCATTTGCCGGGCTGACCGCCAGCACGCCGTTCTACGACGGGCTGCTGGGCGTGGCGATGTGGATCGGGCGGTTCTTTGTCATCGTGCCGGTGCTGGCGGTCGCCGGCAGTCTTGCGGCGAAGAAGCACACGCCCGAGACCACCGGCAGCTTCCCAACGACCGGCCCACTGTGGACCGCGCTGTTGATCGGCATCGTGCTGATCGTGGGCGGCCTCACGTTCCTGCCCAGCCTCGCACTTGGACCGATCGCCGATCATCTCGCGATGGTCCGCGGCCAGCTCTTCTGA
- the kdpB gene encoding potassium-transporting ATPase subunit KdpB → MARSENQSMFTAKLIVPAIGDAFRKLDPRELIRNPVMFTTAIVALLLTVLLVVGNDGLALGFKLQLVVWLWLTVLFGTFAEALAEGRGKAQAASLRATKAELTAKRVKGAGIEDVPASALRKGDVVLVGTGDLIPSDGEVVSGVASVNEAAITGESAPVIREAGGDRSAVTAGTRVISDEIRVRVTVDPGQGFLDRMIALVEGAERQKTPNEIALTLLLVGLTIIFLIAVGTIPAFASYAGGSVPVAILAALLITLIPTTIAALLSAIGIAGMDRLVRFNVLAKSGRAVEAAGDIDVLLLDKTGTITIGDRQATEFRPVDGTEVSALAEAALLASLADETPEGRSIVVLARETFGLDLAALPDGAEVIPFTAQTRISGVNTGGRVIQKGAVQAVLKANPGADSTAAATELRRVTDEIARAGGTPLAVAVDGRLLGAIFLKDIVKAGIRERFGELRQMGIRTVMITGDNPLTASSIAAEAGVDDFLAEATPEDKLALIRKEQAGGRLVAMCGDGTNDAPALAQADVGVAMNTGTQAAREAGNMVDLDSDPTKLIEVVGLGKQLLMTRGALTTFSVANDVAKYFAIIPAMFVVLYPGLGVLNVMGLGTPQSAILSAIIFNALIIPLLVPLALRGVTYKPMGAGPLLARNLAVYGLGGLFAPFIGIKLIDLAVNGLGLA, encoded by the coding sequence ATGGCCAGATCCGAAAACCAATCGATGTTCACGGCCAAGCTGATCGTTCCGGCGATCGGCGATGCCTTTCGCAAGCTCGATCCGCGCGAGCTGATCCGCAATCCGGTGATGTTCACCACCGCCATCGTCGCACTGCTGCTGACAGTGCTGCTGGTCGTCGGTAACGACGGCCTCGCGCTCGGCTTCAAGCTGCAGCTGGTGGTTTGGCTGTGGCTGACGGTACTGTTCGGCACCTTTGCCGAGGCGCTGGCTGAAGGGCGCGGCAAGGCGCAGGCCGCTTCGCTGCGCGCCACCAAGGCGGAACTCACTGCCAAGCGCGTCAAGGGCGCCGGCATCGAGGACGTGCCCGCCAGCGCGCTGCGCAAGGGCGACGTGGTGCTGGTGGGGACCGGCGATCTCATCCCCTCGGATGGTGAAGTCGTCTCTGGTGTCGCCTCGGTCAACGAGGCCGCGATCACCGGGGAGAGCGCTCCGGTGATCCGCGAAGCCGGCGGCGACCGTTCGGCGGTGACTGCCGGCACCCGCGTCATCTCCGACGAGATCCGCGTGCGCGTTACGGTTGATCCGGGCCAAGGCTTCCTCGATCGCATGATCGCGCTGGTCGAAGGGGCCGAGCGGCAGAAGACGCCCAACGAGATCGCGCTGACGCTGCTGCTGGTCGGCCTCACGATCATCTTCCTGATCGCGGTGGGCACCATTCCCGCCTTCGCCAGCTATGCCGGCGGCAGCGTGCCGGTCGCGATCCTGGCGGCGCTGCTGATCACGCTGATCCCCACGACCATCGCTGCGCTGCTCTCGGCCATCGGCATTGCCGGCATGGACCGCCTGGTGCGCTTCAACGTGCTGGCGAAGTCCGGGCGTGCGGTGGAGGCCGCTGGCGATATCGACGTGCTGCTGCTCGACAAGACCGGAACGATCACCATCGGCGACCGCCAGGCGACCGAGTTCCGTCCTGTCGACGGCACCGAAGTGAGTGCACTGGCGGAAGCGGCCTTGCTTGCCAGCCTCGCGGACGAGACGCCCGAAGGCCGATCGATCGTGGTGCTGGCGCGTGAGACGTTCGGCCTCGATCTCGCGGCTTTGCCCGATGGCGCCGAGGTGATCCCGTTCACCGCGCAAACGCGCATCTCCGGGGTGAACACGGGAGGCCGAGTGATCCAGAAAGGCGCGGTGCAAGCCGTGCTCAAGGCCAATCCCGGCGCGGACAGCACGGCCGCGGCGACCGAGCTGCGCCGCGTCACGGACGAGATCGCCCGCGCCGGCGGTACCCCGCTGGCGGTGGCGGTGGACGGCCGGCTGCTCGGCGCGATCTTCCTTAAGGACATCGTCAAGGCCGGTATCCGCGAGCGCTTCGGCGAGCTGCGCCAGATGGGCATCCGCACGGTCATGATCACCGGCGACAACCCGCTCACCGCCTCATCCATCGCGGCCGAAGCAGGGGTCGACGACTTTCTCGCCGAAGCGACGCCCGAGGACAAGCTGGCGCTGATCCGCAAGGAGCAGGCCGGCGGGCGCCTGGTAGCGATGTGCGGTGACGGCACCAACGACGCGCCCGCGCTTGCTCAAGCCGATGTCGGCGTCGCCATGAACACCGGCACCCAGGCCGCGCGCGAAGCAGGCAACATGGTCGATCTCGACAGTGATCCGACCAAGCTGATCGAGGTCGTGGGCTTGGGAAAGCAGCTGCTGATGACCCGCGGCGCGCTGACGACGTTCTCGGTGGCGAACGACGTCGCCAAGTACTTCGCGATCATTCCGGCCATGTTTGTGGTGCTCTATCCAGGGCTGGGCGTGCTCAACGTGATGGGGCTCGGCACGCCGCAAAGCGCCATCCTGTCCGCGATCATCTTCAACGCGCTGATCATCCCGCTGCTGGTGCCGCTCGCACTGCGGGGCGTGACGTACAAGCCGATGGGAGCGGGGCCACTGCTCGCCCGCAACCTTGCGGTCTACGGTCTGGGCGGTCTGTTCGCGCCATTCATCGGCATCAAGCTCATCGACCTGGCCGTCAACGGCCTAGGTCTCGCCTGA
- the kdpF gene encoding K(+)-transporting ATPase subunit F, with product MTIDLWLGGLTALGLLVYLVAVLARPERF from the coding sequence ATGACCATCGATCTGTGGCTGGGCGGGCTGACCGCGCTGGGCCTTCTCGTCTACCTCGTCGCCGTGCTCGCGCGGCCCGAGCGGTTCTAG
- a CDS encoding MFS transporter codes for MLLAFGVSGLVPNMFQLLLERGISEQRATSTLAAMAFSITGGRVLSGYLLDRFWAPLVCAVLVVPAVLALLLLGIPHVGAAAVVGVVVTLGLVAGAEFDLVAYMTARYFGQRHFSELYGIQYAAFGVGAGGAPAAYGALHDAWGSYDLLIQLSVVMMLLALGMTITLGSYPRQHELRTGQGD; via the coding sequence GTGCTGCTTGCGTTCGGCGTCAGCGGTCTGGTGCCCAATATGTTCCAGCTGCTGCTGGAGCGGGGCATCTCCGAGCAGCGGGCAACGAGCACGCTGGCGGCCATGGCGTTCAGCATCACCGGCGGTCGCGTGCTTTCCGGCTATCTCCTCGATCGTTTCTGGGCGCCTCTGGTCTGCGCCGTGCTGGTGGTCCCCGCTGTCCTCGCGCTGCTCCTGCTTGGAATTCCGCACGTGGGCGCCGCGGCCGTCGTGGGCGTGGTCGTGACGCTGGGCCTCGTCGCGGGCGCCGAGTTCGACCTCGTCGCGTACATGACGGCGCGCTACTTCGGGCAGAGGCACTTCAGCGAGCTCTACGGCATCCAGTATGCGGCGTTCGGGGTGGGAGCCGGCGGTGCGCCAGCGGCCTATGGTGCATTGCATGACGCCTGGGGCAGCTACGATCTCTTGATCCAGCTTTCTGTCGTCATGATGCTGCTTGCCTTGGGGATGACCATCACCCTGGGTTCCTACCCAAGGCAGCATGAACTCCGGACCGGGCAGGGCGATTGA
- a CDS encoding thiamine pyrophosphate-requiring protein has product MARLTSDFFVERLKAWGVTRIYGYPGDGINGVLGALQRVEGTADGIEFIQVRHEEMAAFMAVAHAKFTGELGVCLSTGGPGATHLITGLYDAKSDHVPVLAIAGQAESTVRGASYQQELNLDRMFADVADFVQEAASPPQLRHLVDRGLRVAKARNGVTVLILPKDVQDMAWEEPKRAHGFTRSGPGYSTPRVLPHDADLRRAAEVLNAGNKVGIVIGAGARGAADEVVAVAEQLGAGVAKALLGKDVLPDDLPFVTGAIGLLGTKPSSDMMEGCDTLLMIGTGFPWAEFLPPDGQARGVQIDIAPEMLGLRYPVEVNLHGDAAETLRALLPLLNQQADRSWQERIIAGMEEWRETLKGRAMAPASPVNPQRVVYEMSPRLPADAIVTSDSGSCANWYARDWQVKHGQRGSLSGGLASMGAAVPYAIGAKFAHPDRPVVALVGDGAMQMNNMAELITIQKYWQRWTDPRLIVCVFNNEDLNEVTWEQRIMEGNPRFESTQSLPDVPYARFAEMLGLTGIFVDDPEALGAAWDCALAADRPVVIEVKTDPAVAPLPPHVTLEQAKGFLSSMAKGDRGAAQVVADTARQIVGGLRERL; this is encoded by the coding sequence ATGGCCCGGCTCACAAGTGACTTCTTCGTCGAACGCCTCAAGGCCTGGGGCGTCACTCGCATCTATGGCTATCCGGGCGACGGGATCAATGGCGTGCTGGGCGCACTGCAGCGGGTAGAGGGCACTGCGGATGGCATCGAGTTCATCCAGGTTCGCCATGAGGAGATGGCCGCCTTCATGGCAGTCGCGCATGCCAAGTTCACCGGCGAATTGGGCGTCTGCCTCTCCACCGGTGGTCCCGGCGCCACGCATCTCATCACCGGACTCTACGATGCCAAGAGCGACCATGTCCCGGTGCTGGCGATCGCCGGCCAGGCCGAGTCGACGGTGCGCGGCGCCAGCTACCAGCAGGAACTGAACCTCGACCGCATGTTCGCCGATGTCGCGGACTTCGTGCAGGAGGCCGCCTCGCCTCCGCAGCTTCGCCACCTGGTCGATCGCGGCCTACGCGTGGCGAAGGCGCGCAACGGGGTCACCGTGCTGATCCTGCCCAAGGACGTGCAGGACATGGCGTGGGAAGAGCCCAAGCGCGCGCATGGCTTCACCCGCTCCGGCCCGGGATACTCCACGCCGCGGGTATTGCCGCACGATGCCGACTTGCGGCGCGCGGCCGAAGTCCTGAACGCAGGCAACAAAGTGGGGATCGTCATCGGCGCGGGCGCGCGCGGCGCGGCGGACGAGGTCGTCGCGGTGGCCGAGCAACTGGGTGCCGGCGTCGCCAAGGCGCTGCTGGGCAAGGACGTGCTGCCCGACGACCTGCCCTTCGTCACCGGCGCGATCGGCCTGCTCGGCACCAAACCTTCGTCCGACATGATGGAAGGCTGCGACACGCTGCTGATGATCGGCACCGGCTTTCCCTGGGCCGAGTTCCTGCCGCCCGATGGCCAGGCGCGCGGCGTGCAGATCGACATCGCGCCCGAGATGCTGGGGCTGCGCTATCCGGTCGAAGTGAACCTGCACGGCGATGCCGCAGAGACCTTGCGCGCGTTGCTGCCCTTGCTGAACCAGCAAGCGGACCGCAGCTGGCAGGAGCGCATCATCGCGGGGATGGAGGAATGGCGCGAGACGCTGAAGGGTCGCGCGATGGCACCCGCCTCGCCGGTGAACCCGCAGCGCGTGGTCTACGAGATGTCGCCGCGCCTGCCCGCCGACGCGATCGTCACCTCGGACTCGGGTTCGTGCGCCAACTGGTACGCGCGGGATTGGCAGGTCAAACACGGCCAGCGCGGCTCGCTGTCCGGCGGCCTGGCATCGATGGGCGCGGCGGTGCCTTATGCCATCGGCGCCAAGTTCGCGCACCCCGATCGGCCCGTCGTGGCGCTGGTCGGCGATGGGGCCATGCAGATGAACAACATGGCGGAACTCATTACCATTCAGAAGTACTGGCAGCGCTGGACCGATCCGCGCCTGATCGTCTGCGTCTTCAACAACGAGGACCTGAACGAAGTCACGTGGGAGCAGCGCATCATGGAGGGCAATCCGCGCTTCGAGAGCACGCAGTCGCTGCCCGACGTGCCCTATGCCCGCTTTGCCGAGATGCTGGGGCTGACCGGTATCTTCGTCGATGATCCCGAGGCGCTGGGCGCGGCATGGGATTGCGCGCTTGCGGCGGATCGCCCGGTGGTGATCGAGGTGAAGACCGACCCCGCGGTCGCGCCGCTGCCTCCGCACGTCACGCTGGAGCAGGCAAAGGGCTTCCTATCGTCCATGGCAAAGGGCGATCGCGGCGCGGCGCAAGTCGTGGCGGATACGGCGCGCCAGATCGTCGGAGGGCTTCGCGAGCGGCTTTGA